In Panicum virgatum strain AP13 chromosome 4N, P.virgatum_v5, whole genome shotgun sequence, a single window of DNA contains:
- the LOC120669149 gene encoding LMBR1 domain-containing protein 2 homolog A-like gives MWVFYVISLPLTVGMVAATLRYFAGPAVPAGVLAVVGYAWLCSLSFVVLVPTDIWTAVSGNQNSDVGFFWSWSYWSTFILAWSIVPTLQGYEDSGDFTFKGRLKSSIQKNMTYYAIVGSTGLFGLLLIIIMRHNWVHGILGFAMACSNTFGLVTGAFLLGFGLSEIPRNIWRNADWTHRLQYLSHKVAKMSTKLDHAHQEYCSAIYVVQSTSNQMSKRDPLRPCMDIIDNMLTRMLQDDALFKPAGGKLGENDMDYDTDNKTMATLRRQLRRAHEEYYRRKSDYMNYVMEALELEDTIRNYEQRGASGWKYLSSFRENRTGTLGSFLDSTEFIWRCLLKKQLMRVLSVILGCISASILLAEATLLPSDVDLSLFSNLINAVGKQEVLVQVVAFVPLMYMCICTYYSLFRIGMMLFYSLTPGQTSSVSLLMICSMVARYAPPISYNFLNLIHLGGNAKTTFEKRMGNIDDVVPFFGRTFNKIYPLIMVVYTLLVAGNFFEHLMDFFILQKGRNCIIYPFLLPHTSSFLINSMEQGRKVSEHATPLARNFSSIGKDVESGNVPLGESTVEMTSDRTTQTKHSGNIAYKYSSVRDQSSSLKPAEQVQKWISSASSINIEAGSPEEPPAASTEQESPPAETASRWASMKMGLQNFRARMGSKKFFCLSPSPSLGTNASATESLDEIFRKLKRNSSSADADHLDDDGLP, from the exons ATGTGGGTGTTCTACGTGATATCGCTGCCGCTGACGGTGGGGATGGTGGCGGCGACGCTGCGCTACTTCGCGGGCCCCGCCGTGCCGGccggcgtcctcgccgtcgtcggctACGCCTGGCTCTGCTCCCTCTCcttcgtcgtcctcgtccccaCCGACATCTGGACG GCAGTTTCAGGGAATCAGAACAGTGACGTCGGGTTCTTTTGGAGCTGGTCGTATTGGAGCACATTTATCCTAGCGTG GTCTATTGTTCCCACTCTTCAGGGCtatgaagattctggagattTCACATTCAAAGGAAGGCTGAAAAGTAGCATCCAAAAGAATATGACATATTATGCAATTGTGGGATCCACTGGCCTTTTTGGACTCCTCCTGATTATTATCATGCGTCATAATTG GGTTCACGGTATCTTGGGATTTGCCATGGCATGCTCAAATACCTTTGGCTTAGTGACAGGTGCCTTCCTGCTGGGTTTTGGCTTGAGCGAAATTCCAAGGAACATATGGAGAAATGCTGATTGGACTCACCGCCTCCAATATTTATCTCACAAAGTTGCCAAGATGTCTACAAAGCTTGATCATGCTCACCAAGAATATTGCAGTGCAATATAT GTTGTTCAATCCACCTCGAATCAAATGTCCAAGCGCGATCCATTAAGACCTTGCATGGATATCATTGATAATATGCTGACTCGAATG CTGCAAGATGATGCATTATTCAAGCCTGCTGGTGGGAAATTAGGGGAAAATGATATGGACTATGATACTGATAATAAAACAATGGCTACGCTCCGACGACAACTTAGGAGGGCACACGAGGAGTATTATAGGCGTAAAAG TGATTATATGAATTATGTAATGGAAGCCCTTGAGCTTGAAGACACTATTAGAAATTATGAGCAACGTGGTGCCAGTGGATG gAAATATCTATCAAGTTTCAGGGAAAATCGAACAGGAACCCTAGGGTCCTTCCTTGACTCCACAG AGTTCATTTGGCGCTGTTTACTGAAAAAGCAACTTATGAGAGTACTTTCTGTAATCCTTGGCTGCATCTCGGCTTCCATACTGTTAGCTGAGGCTACTTTGCTACCAAGTGATGTTGATCTGTCACTTTTCTCCAATCTTATAAATGCTGTAGGAAAGCAAGAAGTTCTAGTGCAG GTTGTTGCGTTTGTTCCCTTGATGTACATGTGCATCTGCACATATTATTCTCTGTTTAGGATAGGGATGATGCTTTTCTATTCTTTGACCCCAGGACAAACTAGTTCCGTCAGCTTGCTTATGATCTGCTC AATGGTTGCAAGATATGCACCTCCTATTTCTTACAACTTCCTGAATCTCATTCACCTTGGTGGTAATGCTAAAACTACTTTTGAAAAg AGAATGGGaaacattgatgatgttgttccTTTCTTTGGGAGAACCTTCAACAAAATCTACCCACTCATTATGGTTGTTTATACCCTACTGGTCGCCGGTAATTTCTTTGAGCATCTGATGGACTTCTTTATTCTGCAGAAAGGTAGGAACTGCATAATTTATCCTTTCTTGCTACCCCACACATCCTCTTTTCTTAT AAATTCGATGGAACAGGGACGCAAGGTCAGCGAGCATGCAACTCCACTAGCAAGAAATTTCAGCAGTATAGGCAAAGACGTCGAATCGGGAAACGTGCCATTG GGTGAATCAACAGTTGAAATGACTTCAGACCGAACCACCCAAACGAAACACAGTGGCAACATTGCCTACAAATATTCTTCAGTCAGAGACCAAAGCAGCAGTCTGAAACCAGCGGAGCAAGTGCAGAAGTGGATCTCATCGGCCTCCTCCATCAACATTGAGGCCGGTAGCCCAGAAGAGCCGCCGGCCGCGAGTACAGAACAAGAATCACCACCAGCTGAAACGGCCTCAAGGTGGGCCTCAATGAAGATGGGTCTTCAGAACTTCAGAGCAAGAATGGGCTCCAAGAAATTCTTCTGTTTGAGCCCGTCCCCGAGTCTCGGGACGAACGCGTCCGCTACGGAATCGCTCGATGAGATCTTCCGGAAATTGAAACGGAATTCGAGCAGCGCGGATGCGGATCACCTCGACGACGATGGGTTACCctga
- the LOC120670678 gene encoding uncharacterized protein LOC120670678, whose translation MAAGAMGRLREADPARCRRHPKHRHAAGVCPFCLRDRLSRLSAASASGSGPALAGANASASASPSSASSPCSSWEETVALSSARAPRPRRGSLGLLQQQEGREAAALASGRRAGQAHGQREEQERTARRGSNFWARLQQQLHHGGWHRKDGCSAAAEKQGAPAAAAPHRRAPVV comes from the coding sequence atggcggcgggcgcGATGGGGAGGCTGAGGGAGGCGGATCCCGCGCGGTGCCGGAGGCATCCGAAGCACCGGCACGCGGCGGGCGTGTGCCCGTTCTGCCTGCGGGACCGCCTGTCGCGGCTCTccgcggcctccgcctccggctccggccccgcgctcgccggcgccaacgcgtccgcgtccgcgtcgccgtcgtcggcgtcgtccccGTGCTCGTCGTGGGAGGAGACCGTCGCGCTGTCGTCGGCCCGGgccccgcggccacgccgcgggAGCCTGGgcctgctgcagcagcaggaggggcgggaggcggcggcgctggcctcgGGCCGCCGGGCGGGCCAGGCGCATGGGCAGAGGGAGGAGCAAGAGAGGACGGCGAGGAGGGGCAGCAACTTCTGGGCgcggctgcagcagcagctccacCACGGGGGCTGGCACAGGAAGGACGGGTGCTCGGCGGCCGCGGAGAAGCagggcgcccccgccgccgcagcgccgcacAGGCGGGCGCCGGTGGTCTGA